Within the Paenibacillus pabuli genome, the region TGCGCGCAAGATTAGAGCTGCCGAATAAGATTTGGTCCACAGCCTTTTTTCGCATATAATGAAAGATAATGTGATGACAGGCTTATGCTTCAGAAGTACAAGCAGGAAATAGCATCGTAAGAATAAATTTAAAGGATGGACATACATGACGAATCAAACATTTGCTTCAATTGGAGTGGCACAGGATCTGGAGGCCCTTCTCGCTTCGCACGGGATTAACGAACCTTCTCCGGTACAGGCTCAGACCATACCCATTATTTTGGAAGGCCGCGATGTGGTTGCCAAATCCCAGACAGGTACAGGCAAAACGCTTGCTTATCTTCTGCCATTGCTGCAATCCATCAAAAGTGATGTCAAAGGTACACAAAAGCTTATAATAGCCCCTACGCAAGAACTTGCGATGCAGATTGTGCGCGAAGCTCAGCGGTATGGGGAGGAACGCGGTATCGGCGTACTTGGTCTTATTGGTGGTGCAGCTGTCAAACGCCAGATTGAGAAACTGCGTGAGCATCCCGAACTGGTTGTGGGTACACCGGGACGACTGAAGGAACTGATTACGCTGAAAAAGCTGAAAATGCACAACGTGTCCACGATTGTCATTGATGAGGCTGACCAGGTATTCCAACTGGGGGGTGTGAGTGATGTGGATTTTGTGCTGCGCAGTGCCCTTCGGGACCGTCAGCTGATCTTCCTGTCTGCGACCATTGATGAGCATACCTCGGGACTTGCCAAGCGTGAGATGAAGGAACCTGTCCAGATTGGAATCGAACCGGACCGGGCAACCGCGGCGGGATTGGAGCATTATTATTTTGTGGAAGAGACCCGAAACAAAATCGATATGCTGCGCCGTCTGGTCAGACAGTATAACCCTGATCGGGCCATCGTCTTTGTGAATGCTACGGAAGACATCGGCGAGGTTGAAGCGAAAATGAATCATTTGGGTCTTTCTGCAGCTGCATTATATGGTGATGCGGATAAGGTAACCCGGAGCAACGTACTTTCTGCTTTTCGCAATGGCAAAATCAAATTGCTGATTGCCAGCGAAGTCGCGGCAAGAGGATTGGATATTGAAGGTTTGCCAATGGTCATCAACTATGACCCTGCTTTTGACTCGGAGCACTATGTTCACCGTGCGGGACGCACCGGACGAATGGGACGCAGTGGGATTGTGTTATCGATCGTGGATGAAACGCAAATCTTCATCATGCGCAAATTCGCGCGTGAACTTGGCATCGAATTGCCGGAACGCGTCTTGTTCGGCGGTAAAGTACTTGAGGCTGAACCGCGTCCGGACACCCGGCCTGAAGGTCATTCTTTCTCGAGAAAACCGGGACAGTCCCGAGACCGCAAGCCAGGTCAGACAAGCCGTAACGGCGGCGCAAGAGCAGCTGTGTCGAACCAGCGAGGAGCGAGCAGCAAGCCTGCTCACAATGCTGGAAGAACGGAGCGGGATCAGGATCGCAAAAATAAGGGTGCACCCAAATGGAGCAAGGGAAATA harbors:
- a CDS encoding DEAD/DEAH box helicase, producing the protein MTNQTFASIGVAQDLEALLASHGINEPSPVQAQTIPIILEGRDVVAKSQTGTGKTLAYLLPLLQSIKSDVKGTQKLIIAPTQELAMQIVREAQRYGEERGIGVLGLIGGAAVKRQIEKLREHPELVVGTPGRLKELITLKKLKMHNVSTIVIDEADQVFQLGGVSDVDFVLRSALRDRQLIFLSATIDEHTSGLAKREMKEPVQIGIEPDRATAAGLEHYYFVEETRNKIDMLRRLVRQYNPDRAIVFVNATEDIGEVEAKMNHLGLSAAALYGDADKVTRSNVLSAFRNGKIKLLIASEVAARGLDIEGLPMVINYDPAFDSEHYVHRAGRTGRMGRSGIVLSIVDETQIFIMRKFARELGIELPERVLFGGKVLEAEPRPDTRPEGHSFSRKPGQSRDRKPGQTSRNGGARAAVSNQRGASSKPAHNAGRTERDQDRKNKGAPKWSKGNTPRSEE